One Glaciihabitans arcticus DNA window includes the following coding sequences:
- a CDS encoding DUF2993 domain-containing protein, whose translation MADEQNNDLAKTVELGELPIVREGDVLTVPKKEKKRRRGLGWLIALGVVIVLGVVGWIVGDIVARDFAQNFVREKVTEVFNLEPGADMDVTIGPGSLLAQALTGSIDSVDVSVPDVSFGAISGDLDLALTGIPLDTALPVDTMRVALAVPEANLSALSSYLSGAELTDISLVEDRVAIATEFQVFGFAVPVGVELLPAVVNGEIAFDPSVITVNGADISVEALREGPFAGIARDLLGQRSFCVGEYLPAALTLTDVDVVSGSLVVKLSGDGAALGGAGLSEVGTCPAA comes from the coding sequence ATGGCCGACGAACAGAACAACGACCTCGCGAAGACCGTCGAGCTCGGCGAGCTGCCGATCGTGCGCGAGGGCGACGTACTCACCGTGCCCAAGAAGGAGAAGAAGCGCCGTCGCGGCCTCGGCTGGCTCATCGCCCTCGGCGTGGTCATCGTGCTCGGGGTGGTCGGCTGGATCGTCGGCGACATCGTGGCCCGCGACTTCGCGCAGAACTTCGTGCGCGAGAAGGTCACCGAGGTGTTCAACCTCGAGCCCGGCGCCGACATGGATGTCACCATCGGCCCGGGATCCCTGCTCGCGCAAGCGCTCACCGGCAGTATCGATTCGGTGGATGTCTCTGTTCCCGACGTCTCCTTCGGTGCCATCTCCGGCGATCTCGACCTGGCGCTCACCGGCATCCCGCTTGACACGGCCCTTCCCGTCGACACGATGCGGGTCGCCCTTGCGGTTCCGGAAGCGAACCTCTCGGCCCTCTCGTCGTACCTGAGCGGCGCAGAGCTCACGGACATCTCCCTCGTCGAGGATCGTGTTGCCATCGCGACCGAGTTCCAGGTCTTCGGGTTCGCGGTGCCGGTCGGCGTGGAGCTGCTGCCCGCGGTTGTCAACGGCGAGATCGCCTTCGACCCCAGCGTCATCACCGTCAATGGCGCCGACATCTCGGTCGAGGCGCTGCGCGAGGGTCCGTTCGCCGGAATCGCGCGCGACCTGCTCGGCCAGCGCTCCTTCTGCGTCGGCGAGTACTTGCCCGCCGCCCTCACCCTGACCGATGTCGACGTCGTATCGGGAAGCCTCGTGGTGAAGCTCAGCGGAGACGGCGCTGCGCTCGGCGGAGCCGGGCTCTCCGAGGTCGGCACCTGCCCCGCCGCATAG
- the prmC gene encoding peptide chain release factor N(5)-glutamine methyltransferase, translating into MTQTTITEVLERSTESLQRAGIFGAQVDAELLIGHVLGLSRGGVQARVATSSPLSVDDVITVSELVERRAAREPLQHITGRAPFRSMELAVGPGVFVPRPETETVVQFAIDALRAVPGSPIGIDLGTGSGAIALAMATEVPHSRVWGVEVSPRAFIWTKQNFRESGATNATPIFTDLAIALPELDGTADVVISNPPYIPLGAIPRDPEVRLHDPEIALYGGPDGLDVVRQVSTTALRLLHAGGTLVLEHGELQSAAITALLREDGWLAVASHRDLLGRDRATTALRP; encoded by the coding sequence ATGACCCAGACCACGATCACCGAGGTACTCGAGCGTTCTACCGAGTCCCTTCAGCGCGCCGGGATCTTCGGAGCCCAGGTCGACGCCGAACTGTTGATCGGGCACGTGCTCGGCCTCAGCAGGGGTGGTGTGCAGGCGCGGGTCGCGACATCCTCGCCCCTGAGTGTCGACGACGTGATCACCGTCTCGGAGCTCGTCGAGCGGCGAGCCGCGCGCGAACCGCTGCAGCACATCACCGGTCGGGCGCCGTTCCGGTCGATGGAGCTCGCCGTCGGCCCCGGAGTCTTCGTGCCACGACCCGAGACCGAGACCGTTGTGCAGTTCGCGATCGACGCCCTACGCGCCGTGCCCGGGTCGCCGATCGGTATCGACCTCGGGACCGGTAGCGGAGCCATCGCCCTGGCCATGGCAACTGAGGTGCCTCACTCTCGCGTATGGGGTGTCGAGGTATCGCCGCGCGCGTTCATCTGGACGAAGCAGAACTTCCGCGAGAGCGGCGCCACGAACGCGACGCCGATCTTCACCGATCTCGCCATCGCACTGCCCGAACTGGATGGCACGGCCGACGTCGTGATCTCGAATCCGCCGTACATTCCGCTCGGTGCGATTCCTCGTGACCCCGAGGTTCGCCTGCACGACCCCGAGATCGCACTCTACGGCGGACCGGACGGTCTCGACGTGGTGCGCCAGGTCTCGACGACCGCCCTGCGCCTGCTGCACGCGGGCGGCACCCTGGTGCTCGAGCACGGCGAACTTCAGTCCGCCGCGATCACCGCCCTGCTCCGCGAGGACGGCTGGCTCGCCGTCGCCTCACACCGCGACCTCCTCGGCCGCGACCGCGCGACGACCGCCCTGCGGCCCTAG
- the prfA gene encoding peptide chain release factor 1 has product MFESVQGLLEEHEALQEQLADPELHSDPARSKKVNRRYAELSRIVAAYHEWRQLTDDVEAATEMAADDESFAAELPSLVEDLAKAEEILRRLLIPRDPNDARDIIMEIKMGEGGAESALFAGDLLRMYLHYAESKKWKTEIIEQTSSDLGGIKDVQLAIKGNSSDPAEGVWAHLKYEGGVHRVQRVPATESQGRIHTSAAGVLVFPEVDEPEEVEISQNDLKIDVYRSSGPGGQSVNTTDSAVRITHLPTGIVVAMQNEKSQLQNREAGMRVLRARILARYQEEADAEASAYRKTQIRTMDRSERIRTYNFPENRVADHRTGYKAYNLDAVMNGALEAVIQSCITSDEEAQLADLGSDN; this is encoded by the coding sequence ATGTTCGAGTCCGTGCAGGGGCTCCTGGAGGAGCATGAAGCCCTCCAGGAGCAACTCGCCGACCCCGAGCTGCACTCGGATCCGGCGCGCTCCAAGAAGGTCAACCGGCGCTATGCCGAGCTGAGCCGGATCGTGGCCGCGTACCACGAGTGGCGCCAGCTGACGGATGACGTCGAGGCCGCGACCGAGATGGCCGCCGACGACGAGTCCTTCGCTGCCGAGCTGCCCTCGCTCGTCGAGGATCTCGCGAAGGCGGAGGAGATCCTCCGCCGCCTGCTCATCCCGCGCGACCCCAACGACGCCCGCGACATCATCATGGAGATCAAGATGGGTGAGGGTGGCGCCGAGTCGGCGCTCTTCGCCGGCGACCTCCTGCGCATGTACCTGCACTACGCGGAGTCGAAGAAGTGGAAGACCGAGATCATCGAGCAGACCTCGAGCGACCTCGGCGGCATCAAGGACGTGCAGCTCGCCATCAAGGGCAACTCGAGCGATCCCGCCGAAGGTGTGTGGGCGCACCTCAAGTACGAGGGCGGTGTGCACCGTGTCCAGCGTGTGCCGGCGACCGAGTCGCAGGGACGCATCCACACCTCGGCGGCCGGCGTGCTCGTGTTCCCCGAGGTCGACGAGCCCGAAGAGGTCGAGATCAGCCAGAACGATCTCAAGATCGACGTCTACCGTTCGAGCGGCCCCGGTGGCCAGTCGGTCAACACGACCGACTCCGCCGTGCGCATCACCCACCTTCCGACCGGAATCGTCGTGGCCATGCAGAACGAGAAATCGCAGCTGCAGAACCGTGAGGCAGGAATGCGCGTGCTGCGCGCCCGCATCCTCGCCCGGTACCAGGAGGAGGCGGACGCCGAGGCATCGGCCTACCGCAAGACGCAGATCCGCACCATGGACCGCTCCGAGCGCATTCGCACCTACAACTTCCCCGAGAACCGCGTCGCCGATCACCGCACCGGCTACAAGGCCTACAACCTCGACGCCGTGATGAACGGCGCGCTCGAGGCTGTCATCCAGTCGTGCATCACGTCCGACGAGGAAGCCCAGCTTGCCGACCTCGGTTCGGACAACTGA
- the rho gene encoding transcription termination factor Rho has translation MTDVNAHATSVGSHASLSALRLPELLALASELGVKGASKLRKGELVDAINEIQSPASPDAAVAAPTEAPAAAAETAVAPPKKRAPRRATTADAEAKAAAAAAAAQADAPAAPAESFAPKSAVSHVNGAESGLSEATSTEAPAPSDAAATDTSDTEAPAAKAPAKGRATRSRRASSADAAPAEVSADAPTEAPAEANSDQRNADQGNADQASSDQSGSEQSGSDQNGEQSEGEGREGQSRGRNRNRNRNERGDRQPQAEGQQREGQQRGNRGQGNQPARGENDRAAGNREQGNREQANNNGRDQGREQDRMLEDDDRNGRNRYRDRKRGRGPVGDDFEPEITEDDVLIPVAGILDVLDNYAFVRTSGYLPGNNDVYVSLGQVKKYNLRKGDAVVGAIRQPREGDQGQGRQKYNAIVRIDSINGLSIEDAANRVEFGKLTPLYPTERLRLETESSKLSTRIIDLVAPIGKGQRGLIVSPPKAGKTLVLQAIANSIAKNNPEVHLMVVLVDERPEEVTDMQRTVKGEVIASTFDRPAEDHTTVAELAIERAKRLVELGHDVVVLLDSITRLGRAYNLAAPASGRILSGGVDSSALYPPKRFFGAARNIEEGGSLTIIATALVETGSKMDEVIFEEFKGTGNMELRLSRSLADKRIFPAVDVNASGTRREEMLLGADEVKVTWKLRRALAGLDQQQALEIVLGKLKETSSNVEFLMQIQKSMPSTGATKED, from the coding sequence GTGACTGATGTCAACGCCCACGCAACGAGTGTGGGCTCACACGCTTCCCTAAGCGCCCTTCGTCTTCCCGAGCTTCTTGCTCTGGCGAGCGAACTGGGCGTCAAGGGCGCATCCAAACTTCGTAAAGGAGAACTCGTGGACGCTATCAACGAGATCCAGAGCCCGGCTTCACCCGACGCGGCAGTAGCCGCACCGACCGAGGCCCCAGCCGCCGCAGCGGAGACCGCTGTCGCACCCCCCAAGAAGCGCGCACCGCGTCGCGCGACCACGGCAGACGCCGAGGCGAAGGCCGCAGCTGCAGCAGCAGCAGCCCAGGCCGACGCCCCCGCCGCTCCCGCCGAGTCCTTCGCCCCCAAGTCGGCTGTCAGCCACGTGAACGGTGCCGAGTCCGGCCTGTCCGAGGCAACTTCGACTGAGGCGCCCGCACCCTCTGACGCTGCGGCCACCGATACATCCGACACCGAGGCACCCGCTGCAAAGGCTCCCGCCAAGGGACGCGCCACGCGCAGCCGCCGCGCGAGCAGCGCCGACGCCGCTCCCGCCGAGGTTTCCGCAGACGCACCGACCGAGGCTCCGGCCGAGGCGAACAGCGACCAGCGCAACGCTGACCAGGGCAACGCTGACCAGGCCAGCTCAGACCAGAGCGGCTCCGAGCAGAGCGGATCCGACCAGAACGGCGAGCAGTCCGAGGGTGAGGGCCGCGAAGGCCAGTCCCGCGGACGCAACCGCAACCGCAACCGCAACGAGCGTGGCGACCGCCAGCCGCAGGCCGAGGGCCAGCAGCGGGAGGGCCAGCAGCGCGGCAACCGTGGACAGGGCAACCAGCCCGCACGCGGCGAGAACGACCGTGCAGCGGGCAACCGCGAGCAGGGCAACCGCGAGCAGGCGAACAACAACGGCCGCGACCAGGGTCGCGAGCAGGACCGCATGCTCGAGGACGACGACCGCAATGGTCGCAACCGCTACCGCGACCGCAAGCGCGGCCGTGGCCCGGTCGGCGACGACTTCGAGCCCGAGATCACCGAAGACGACGTGCTCATCCCCGTCGCCGGAATCCTCGACGTACTCGACAACTACGCCTTCGTGCGCACCTCGGGCTACCTGCCCGGCAACAACGACGTCTATGTCTCGCTCGGCCAGGTCAAGAAGTACAACCTGCGCAAGGGTGACGCCGTCGTCGGCGCGATCCGCCAGCCCCGCGAAGGCGACCAGGGCCAGGGCCGCCAGAAGTACAACGCCATCGTGCGCATCGACTCCATCAACGGCCTGTCGATCGAGGATGCGGCCAACCGCGTTGAGTTCGGCAAGCTGACGCCGCTGTACCCGACCGAGCGCCTGCGTCTCGAGACCGAGTCGTCGAAGCTCTCCACCCGCATAATCGACCTCGTCGCCCCGATCGGCAAGGGCCAGCGCGGCCTTATCGTCTCGCCGCCCAAGGCCGGCAAGACGCTCGTGCTGCAGGCCATCGCGAACTCGATCGCGAAGAACAACCCCGAGGTCCACCTCATGGTCGTTCTCGTCGACGAGCGCCCCGAAGAGGTCACCGACATGCAGCGCACGGTCAAGGGTGAGGTCATCGCATCTACCTTCGACCGTCCCGCCGAGGACCACACGACGGTCGCCGAACTCGCCATCGAGCGCGCGAAGCGCCTCGTCGAGCTTGGTCACGACGTCGTTGTGCTGCTCGACTCGATCACCCGACTCGGCCGCGCGTACAACCTCGCGGCGCCGGCCTCGGGGCGCATCCTCTCGGGTGGTGTCGATTCTTCGGCCCTCTACCCGCCGAAGCGCTTCTTCGGAGCCGCACGCAACATCGAAGAGGGTGGATCGCTCACCATCATCGCGACCGCTCTCGTCGAGACCGGCTCCAAGATGGACGAAGTCATCTTCGAGGAGTTCAAGGGCACCGGCAACATGGAGCTGCGCCTCTCGCGTTCGCTCGCCGACAAGCGCATCTTCCCGGCCGTCGACGTCAACGCCTCCGGCACGCGTCGCGAGGAGATGCTCCTCGGCGCCGACGAGGTCAAGGTCACCTGGAAGCTGCGTCGCGCCCTCGCCGGTCTCGACCAGCAGCAGGCCCTCGAGATCGTTCTTGGCAAGCTCAAGGAGACCTCCTCCAACGTCGAGTTCCTCATGCAGATCCAGAAGTCGATGCCCAGCACGGGTGCGACCAAGGAAGACTAA
- the lysA gene encoding diaminopimelate decarboxylase → MSDNPLAPSWLVRPHDANALAPSVWSQNAERAADGELLIAGASAIAIAAEYGTPVYVIDEADVRTRARGIRDSFDAEFAAIGSSVKVYYAGKAFLSTQVAAWMIEDGLNIDVCSGGELAVALAGGAPPERLGLHGNNKSVAEIDRAVGVGIGAIVLDSLIEIERVAEAAARHGRVQPVRLRVNSGVHAHTHEYLATAREDQKFGIPLAEVAATVASIRSHDSLEFLGLHSHIGSQIFESDGFAEATSRLFAVHAELLAGGPVPELNLGGGFGIAYTSVDDALPIPELARRLAAIVATAAAERGIPVPVIAIEPGRSIIGPSMTTLYTVGTIKDVVVSDASTGSATAVRKYVSVDGGMSDNIRPALYAADYSARIANRSSTAAPALVRVAGKHCESGDILVHADYLPGDVQPGDLLAIPATGAYGWAMASNYNYLARPPVVAVKTGRTRVIVRGETEADLLSRDAGLDTE, encoded by the coding sequence GTGTCTGACAATCCGCTCGCCCCGTCGTGGCTGGTCCGCCCGCACGACGCCAACGCGCTCGCGCCGAGCGTCTGGTCGCAGAACGCGGAGCGCGCAGCCGACGGTGAGCTGCTCATCGCGGGCGCCTCGGCGATAGCTATCGCGGCCGAGTACGGCACACCCGTGTACGTGATCGATGAGGCGGATGTCAGGACTCGCGCCCGGGGCATCCGCGACTCATTCGACGCGGAGTTCGCCGCGATCGGCTCGAGCGTCAAGGTCTACTACGCCGGAAAGGCGTTCCTCTCCACCCAGGTCGCGGCGTGGATGATCGAGGACGGCCTCAATATCGACGTCTGCAGCGGAGGCGAGCTCGCCGTCGCCCTCGCCGGGGGAGCGCCGCCCGAGCGTCTCGGCCTGCACGGCAACAACAAGAGCGTCGCCGAGATCGACCGTGCCGTCGGCGTCGGCATCGGGGCGATCGTGCTCGACAGCCTCATCGAGATCGAACGCGTGGCCGAGGCGGCGGCGCGGCACGGTCGTGTGCAGCCCGTGCGCCTGCGGGTCAACAGCGGCGTGCACGCGCACACTCACGAGTACCTCGCCACGGCCCGCGAGGACCAGAAGTTCGGCATCCCGCTCGCCGAGGTCGCCGCGACGGTGGCCAGCATCCGCTCGCACGACTCGCTCGAGTTCCTCGGCCTGCACTCCCACATCGGTTCCCAGATCTTCGAGTCCGACGGATTCGCCGAGGCCACCTCGCGCCTCTTCGCCGTGCACGCCGAACTGCTGGCCGGTGGCCCGGTTCCCGAGTTAAACCTCGGCGGCGGGTTCGGCATCGCCTATACATCGGTGGATGACGCGCTGCCCATCCCGGAGCTCGCGCGCAGGCTCGCCGCCATCGTGGCGACGGCGGCCGCCGAGCGCGGGATCCCCGTTCCGGTCATCGCGATCGAGCCCGGCCGTTCCATCATCGGCCCGTCGATGACCACGCTGTACACGGTCGGCACGATCAAGGACGTGGTGGTCTCGGACGCTTCGACAGGCTCAGCGACCGCCGTGCGCAAGTACGTCAGCGTTGACGGCGGGATGAGCGACAACATCCGCCCGGCTCTGTACGCCGCAGACTACTCAGCGCGCATCGCGAACCGTTCCTCGACCGCAGCCCCGGCGCTCGTGCGGGTTGCGGGCAAGCACTGCGAGAGCGGGGACATCCTCGTACACGCCGACTACCTGCCGGGCGACGTGCAACCCGGCGACCTGCTCGCGATACCCGCGACGGGTGCCTACGGCTGGGCGATGGCCAGCAACTACAACTACCTCGCGCGACCACCCGTCGTCGCCGTGAAGACCGGCCGTACACGAGTCATCGTGCGCGGCGAGACCGAAGCGGACCTGCTCTCCAGGGACGCCGGATTGGACACTGAATGA
- the thrB gene encoding homoserine kinase: MTGLPAGRSVQVKVPATSANLGPGFDTLGLALSLYDDLEVTVRDEPGAFVDVIGVGQGEVPTDASNLVVRTIAHTFGVFGQPVPGLHLVARNAIPHGRGMGSSGAAIVAGIMAAKGLLDGIVDIDSDDLLRIATDLEGHPDNVAPALFGGLTIAWTGVTGPRHKKLMVHRGVSPLVCVPQSTMSTELARSLQPENVSRADAIFNVSRSSLLIAALIQSPELLLDATEDKLHQSYRASAMQETGDLIELLRSHGHAAVVSGAGPSILVLGSDPGQRAEAAELVAEHATTPWQSLMLAVDFKGATVIAHPAEALA; the protein is encoded by the coding sequence ATGACCGGTCTGCCTGCGGGGCGCTCGGTCCAGGTCAAGGTTCCGGCGACCTCTGCCAACCTGGGACCAGGATTCGACACCCTCGGACTCGCCCTCTCGCTCTATGACGACCTCGAGGTCACCGTTCGCGACGAGCCCGGAGCCTTCGTCGACGTCATCGGCGTCGGCCAGGGCGAGGTGCCGACCGACGCGTCCAACCTCGTGGTGCGCACCATCGCCCACACCTTCGGCGTCTTCGGCCAGCCGGTACCCGGACTGCACCTCGTAGCGCGCAACGCGATTCCCCACGGGCGCGGGATGGGGTCATCCGGCGCCGCGATCGTCGCGGGCATCATGGCCGCGAAGGGGCTCCTCGACGGCATCGTCGACATCGACTCCGACGACCTGCTGCGTATCGCGACCGATCTCGAGGGTCACCCCGACAACGTGGCTCCCGCCCTCTTCGGCGGACTGACTATCGCGTGGACCGGTGTCACCGGCCCGCGGCACAAGAAGCTCATGGTGCACCGCGGTGTCTCGCCGCTCGTCTGTGTGCCGCAGAGCACCATGTCGACCGAGCTCGCGCGCAGCCTCCAGCCCGAGAACGTGTCGCGCGCCGACGCGATCTTCAATGTCTCGCGGTCGTCGCTGCTCATCGCGGCACTCATCCAGAGCCCTGAACTGCTGCTCGACGCAACCGAGGACAAACTGCACCAGAGCTACCGTGCGAGCGCCATGCAGGAGACCGGCGACCTCATCGAGCTGCTGCGGTCTCACGGCCACGCGGCAGTCGTCTCGGGAGCGGGTCCGTCGATCCTCGTGCTCGGCAGCGACCCCGGACAGCGCGCGGAGGCCGCGGAACTCGTGGCCGAGCACGCCACGACACCCTGGCAATCGCTCATGCTGGCCGTCGACTTCAAAGGTGCTACAGTGATTGCGCACCCGGCAGAAGCACTGGCCTAA
- a CDS encoding DUF2993 domain-containing protein — protein MDREPEPFNWGLGASNPAQPTSDESLARDGAAAREAAIAREAAIVRANAAARAQLVQNPPVERQRETVKKVDRYYDPSVSYNPVDLGFQEVEIAPKGFLRRLLPVVVTLAILGGIVVGGTIAVDGFLRDSASNLIGDLVGSALKVEDDAKVDVDLGGGLFLAQAASGSIDNVSVDVSKASFGGLTGALALEAKGVPTSPSVPSDSVAIALTLDEEGALAFATALQGAATTPVTLGDGTMTLSSAVKAGGKRVPLLVAFVPSVVEGALVLTPQTITVGETPMTTEEFAASKYGKVGKVLLNPRTLCVATFLPEKLTLTGLTVTPATVILTADGKKVPLAGGGLSSRGTCAPAA, from the coding sequence ATGGACCGCGAACCAGAACCGTTCAACTGGGGCCTCGGCGCATCGAACCCCGCCCAGCCGACCTCTGACGAGTCCCTCGCTCGTGATGGTGCGGCCGCCCGCGAGGCGGCCATAGCCCGCGAGGCAGCCATTGTTCGCGCAAATGCCGCGGCCCGCGCCCAGCTCGTGCAGAATCCTCCCGTTGAGCGCCAGCGGGAGACGGTCAAGAAGGTCGACCGCTACTACGACCCCTCGGTGAGCTACAACCCGGTGGACCTCGGCTTCCAGGAGGTCGAGATCGCCCCGAAGGGCTTCCTGCGCCGCCTCCTCCCTGTCGTGGTCACGCTCGCGATCCTCGGCGGTATCGTCGTCGGCGGTACGATCGCGGTCGACGGATTCCTGCGTGACTCGGCATCCAACCTCATCGGCGACCTGGTCGGCAGTGCTCTCAAGGTCGAGGACGACGCGAAGGTCGACGTGGACCTCGGCGGCGGGCTGTTCCTCGCCCAGGCCGCGAGCGGCTCGATCGACAACGTGAGCGTGGACGTCTCGAAGGCGAGCTTCGGCGGCCTCACCGGTGCACTCGCGCTCGAGGCGAAGGGTGTGCCGACGAGCCCCTCCGTTCCCTCTGACAGCGTGGCCATCGCGCTGACGCTCGATGAAGAGGGCGCGCTCGCCTTCGCGACCGCCCTGCAGGGTGCGGCCACAACACCCGTCACCCTCGGCGACGGGACCATGACCCTCAGCTCCGCCGTCAAGGCCGGCGGCAAGCGGGTGCCCCTGCTCGTCGCATTCGTGCCGAGCGTCGTCGAGGGCGCGCTCGTGCTCACCCCGCAGACCATCACCGTGGGCGAGACACCGATGACCACTGAGGAGTTCGCGGCCAGCAAGTACGGCAAGGTCGGTAAGGTGCTGCTCAACCCACGCACGCTGTGCGTCGCGACCTTCCTGCCCGAGAAGCTCACCCTCACCGGCCTCACCGTCACGCCCGCGACGGTGATCCTCACGGCGGACGGCAAGAAGGTTCCCCTCGCGGGTGGCGGGCTGTCCTCGCGCGGCACCTGCGCTCCGGCGGCCTGA
- the thrC gene encoding threonine synthase → MAHQWRGVLHEYRDRLNVTDATPIISLGEGGTPLIPAAALSARTGAKVWVKFEGMNPTGSFKDRGMTMAVSKAVEAGAKAIICASTGNTSASAAAYATHAGITAAVLVPEGKIAMGKLAQAIAHGAELLQVQGNFDDCLDIARDLAANYPVHLVNSVNNDRIEGQKTAAFEVVEVLGDAPDIHIVPVGNAGNYTAYFRGYSEELSRGETTKLPRMFGFQAAGSAPIVLGHVVKNPDTIASAIRIGNPASWELALAARETSDGYFGAISDEKILEAHRILSAEVGIFVEPASAISVAGLLERADAGLIPKGATIVLTVTGHGLKDPSWALRAADGSDVTPTVVPVDTAEIASVLGLVRA, encoded by the coding sequence ATGGCACACCAGTGGCGTGGAGTTCTCCACGAATACCGCGACCGTCTGAACGTGACGGATGCCACCCCGATCATCAGCCTCGGTGAGGGCGGCACCCCGCTGATCCCCGCTGCCGCGCTCTCCGCGCGCACCGGCGCGAAGGTCTGGGTCAAGTTCGAGGGTATGAACCCGACCGGCTCGTTCAAGGACCGCGGCATGACCATGGCTGTCTCCAAGGCCGTCGAGGCCGGCGCCAAGGCCATCATCTGCGCCTCGACCGGCAACACCTCGGCCTCCGCTGCCGCCTACGCGACCCACGCCGGCATCACGGCCGCCGTGCTGGTGCCCGAGGGCAAGATCGCCATGGGCAAGCTCGCCCAGGCCATCGCCCACGGCGCCGAGCTGCTGCAGGTGCAGGGCAACTTCGACGACTGCCTCGACATCGCGCGTGACCTCGCCGCCAACTACCCCGTGCACCTCGTGAACTCGGTCAACAACGACCGCATCGAGGGCCAGAAGACCGCGGCCTTCGAGGTCGTCGAGGTTCTCGGTGACGCCCCCGACATCCACATCGTCCCGGTCGGCAACGCCGGCAACTACACCGCGTACTTCCGGGGCTACAGCGAGGAACTCTCCCGCGGCGAGACCACGAAGCTGCCGCGCATGTTCGGCTTCCAGGCCGCGGGCTCCGCGCCGATCGTGCTCGGTCACGTCGTCAAGAACCCCGACACCATCGCGAGCGCAATCCGCATCGGGAACCCCGCTTCGTGGGAGCTCGCCCTCGCCGCCCGGGAGACGAGCGACGGCTACTTCGGAGCGATCAGCGACGAGAAGATCCTCGAGGCGCACCGCATCCTCTCCGCCGAGGTCGGCATCTTCGTCGAGCCCGCCTCCGCGATCAGCGTCGCCGGCCTGCTCGAGCGTGCAGACGCGGGACTTATCCCGAAAGGCGCGACCATCGTGCTGACCGTCACCGGCCACGGCCTCAAGGACCCGAGCTGGGCCCTGCGCGCCGCGGACGGCTCCGACGTCACCCCGACCGTCGTTCCCGTCGACACCGCCGAGATCGCTTCCGTGCTGGGTCTCGTCCGGGCATGA
- a CDS encoding homoserine dehydrogenase, protein MIEYRNLRVALLGGGTVGANVVDLLLTHGEELANRAGAGLELVGVAVRDIDAERTPAIPKHLLTTDAEALIVNADIVVELMGGLEPARTYVLQAINSGADVITANKALLATHGPELFEAAEQVGAQLYYEAAVGGAIPIIRPLRESLAGDRVTRILGIVNGTTNYILDAMDATGDTFENALAEATRLGYAEADPTADVGGYDAAQKAAILASLAFHTTVPLDAVYREGITEITDSQVKAARKAGYVIKILAICERIEIDGTGEYGVSARVHPALIPLAHPLAAVHGANNAVFIEAEAAGSLMFYGAGAGGPETASAVLGDLVSAARRHVIGGPGVAESTHANLPILPMASVLTRYQIELTVVDQPGVLATIATLFSDHGVSVEAVSQTVRDGKDDTQPAATLVIVTHVATESSLATTVEALAANDVVTAVVSVLRVEGL, encoded by the coding sequence ATGATCGAGTACCGCAACCTCCGCGTCGCCCTCCTCGGCGGCGGCACCGTCGGCGCGAACGTCGTCGACCTGCTGCTGACCCACGGGGAGGAGCTCGCCAACCGCGCCGGCGCCGGCCTCGAACTGGTCGGGGTCGCCGTGCGCGACATCGACGCCGAGCGCACGCCCGCGATCCCGAAGCACCTGCTCACGACGGACGCCGAAGCCCTCATCGTGAATGCCGACATCGTCGTCGAACTCATGGGCGGGCTCGAGCCGGCCCGCACCTACGTGCTGCAGGCCATCAACTCGGGCGCCGACGTGATCACCGCCAATAAGGCGCTGCTCGCGACCCACGGCCCCGAGCTGTTCGAGGCGGCCGAGCAGGTCGGCGCTCAGCTCTACTACGAGGCGGCGGTCGGCGGCGCGATCCCCATCATCCGCCCGCTGCGCGAGAGCCTTGCCGGCGACCGCGTCACCCGCATCCTCGGCATCGTCAACGGAACGACGAACTACATTCTCGATGCGATGGATGCCACGGGCGACACGTTCGAGAACGCTCTCGCCGAGGCCACTCGCCTCGGTTACGCCGAGGCCGACCCCACCGCAGACGTCGGGGGATACGACGCCGCGCAAAAGGCTGCGATCCTCGCGAGCCTCGCCTTCCACACGACCGTGCCGCTCGACGCCGTCTACCGCGAGGGCATCACCGAGATCACCGACAGCCAGGTGAAGGCTGCGCGCAAGGCCGGCTACGTCATCAAAATACTTGCAATCTGCGAGCGCATCGAGATCGACGGAACGGGCGAGTACGGCGTGAGCGCGCGCGTGCACCCCGCACTCATTCCACTCGCGCACCCGCTGGCCGCCGTTCACGGCGCGAACAACGCGGTGTTCATCGAGGCCGAGGCTGCCGGCAGCCTGATGTTCTACGGCGCGGGAGCGGGCGGGCCGGAGACGGCATCCGCTGTTCTGGGAGATCTCGTCTCGGCAGCCCGACGCCATGTCATCGGCGGGCCCGGTGTTGCCGAGTCGACGCACGCCAACCTGCCGATCCTGCCGATGGCGAGTGTGCTCACCCGCTACCAGATCGAGCTCACGGTCGTCGACCAGCCGGGCGTGCTCGCCACCATCGCCACCCTGTTCAGCGACCACGGCGTCTCCGTCGAAGCCGTCTCGCAGACCGTTCGCGACGGTAAGGATGACACCCAGCCCGCCGCTACCCTTGTAATCGTCACACACGTCGCCACCGAGTCGAGCCTCGCCACCACGGTCGAGGCCCTCGCTGCGAACGACGTAGTTACCGCAGTTGTTTCCGTTCTGAGAGTTGAGGGTCTGTAA